The following are from one region of the Advenella mimigardefordensis DPN7 genome:
- a CDS encoding acetate--CoA ligase family protein produces MKPDDLNLRGNGTAARQAFNRALLNPASVALIGASSNQKKNTARPLRFMQKHGYAGAIYPVNPSATVINNVKAWGSIDQLPDNVDHAFVMIDSAGVTNVIEQCARKGISVVTIYSDGFAEAGEEGIQKQRELYATAKRLGVRVLGPNSIGLANVHSGAVISVNAAFEMDNLTAGDIGIISQSGSMMGSLMSRAAARGFGFSHLVSVGNESDISVGEILDAMVDDDATRVILLFLETLRDVQTLSGALERAHNAGKPVIAYKLGRSEQGDALSQSHTGAIAGNDAAVDAYFRAHSVIRVNMLETLFEIAPLAARYAHLRPDTWRDTPVRVAVVTTTGGGAATVVDNLGLHGFVAVAPPTAFISHMAGRGLNIRQTPVIDLTLAASSEQYQDLLTEIMQTDWCDAVLCIAGSSAQFYPQYVVQPILNAVETTHGNRKPLVAFLSPEAEASLQLLQKNRIAAFRTPESCADALAAFFVPLGQHQQETRRPVTLPVGYPTRGNLTEPEAMAVFSALGINVVPSAMVQPHAPDHSIDYPVVLKVVSRDILHKTEAGGVRVGIDSDEFLAAALNTMAEQVTAHSPQAKIDGYMVQKMEGRLVELMLGYRHDPLVGPTVMLGAGGITAELKPDFSLRLAPVSEEVAWQMIHEVKHTQLIRGYRQLPEGDCKALANAIVAMSRLALIDAQPVTEAEINPLFVRQDGVVAVDAVVRMRDQSQM; encoded by the coding sequence ATGAAACCTGACGATTTAAACCTGCGCGGCAATGGCACTGCTGCACGCCAAGCCTTTAACAGGGCATTGCTTAACCCGGCTTCAGTTGCATTGATTGGCGCTTCGAGCAATCAGAAAAAGAATACTGCCCGGCCCCTGCGATTTATGCAGAAACATGGCTATGCCGGTGCTATATATCCGGTTAATCCGTCGGCCACAGTGATCAATAATGTAAAGGCCTGGGGCAGTATTGATCAATTGCCGGATAATGTTGATCATGCTTTTGTGATGATCGATAGCGCGGGTGTCACCAACGTGATAGAGCAATGCGCGCGTAAGGGCATTAGCGTGGTGACCATCTACTCCGACGGCTTTGCAGAGGCGGGAGAAGAGGGCATTCAAAAACAGCGGGAACTGTATGCAACGGCGAAACGCCTGGGTGTGCGCGTACTGGGCCCCAATAGTATTGGATTGGCCAACGTGCACAGCGGCGCCGTTATTTCCGTTAATGCCGCGTTTGAAATGGACAATCTGACTGCGGGCGATATCGGCATTATTTCACAAAGCGGCTCGATGATGGGTTCACTCATGTCCCGTGCTGCGGCACGTGGTTTTGGTTTCTCTCATCTGGTCTCTGTAGGCAACGAAAGCGATATTTCAGTTGGTGAGATACTGGATGCCATGGTGGACGATGATGCAACCCGCGTGATACTGCTGTTCCTGGAAACGCTGAGGGACGTGCAAACCTTAAGCGGCGCGCTGGAACGGGCACATAACGCAGGTAAGCCGGTCATTGCCTACAAGCTGGGACGCTCGGAGCAGGGAGATGCGCTGTCGCAATCGCATACCGGTGCCATTGCCGGGAATGACGCTGCTGTGGATGCCTATTTCCGGGCCCATAGCGTTATACGCGTGAACATGCTGGAAACCCTTTTTGAAATTGCCCCTCTGGCTGCGCGCTATGCGCACTTGCGACCAGACACCTGGCGGGATACACCGGTGCGCGTTGCTGTCGTAACCACGACAGGTGGGGGCGCAGCAACGGTTGTCGACAATCTGGGTCTGCACGGCTTCGTCGCGGTTGCACCGCCCACCGCTTTCATTTCACATATGGCCGGGCGCGGACTGAACATACGCCAGACGCCGGTCATCGATCTGACTCTGGCAGCAAGCAGCGAACAGTACCAGGATCTGCTGACCGAAATCATGCAGACAGACTGGTGTGACGCTGTGCTGTGCATCGCTGGCTCGTCTGCGCAATTTTATCCGCAATATGTGGTACAGCCCATACTGAATGCGGTAGAGACAACGCACGGCAACAGGAAGCCGCTAGTGGCGTTTCTGTCGCCCGAAGCAGAGGCATCCCTGCAGTTGCTGCAAAAGAACCGCATTGCAGCCTTCCGAACCCCTGAATCATGCGCCGATGCCTTAGCCGCCTTTTTTGTTCCACTGGGACAGCACCAGCAAGAGACACGCCGCCCTGTGACGCTGCCCGTTGGCTATCCAACCCGTGGCAACCTGACTGAACCAGAAGCCATGGCGGTATTTAGTGCACTGGGTATCAATGTTGTTCCGTCTGCCATGGTGCAGCCACATGCGCCAGACCATTCAATCGACTATCCGGTCGTTCTGAAGGTGGTGTCACGGGACATCCTGCATAAAACAGAAGCCGGTGGCGTGCGTGTGGGCATTGACTCCGACGAGTTCCTGGCTGCCGCGCTGAACACCATGGCTGAGCAAGTAACGGCGCATTCTCCGCAAGCGAAGATTGACGGCTATATGGTGCAGAAAATGGAAGGGCGCCTGGTTGAACTGATGCTTGGATATCGACATGATCCGCTGGTTGGCCCGACCGTGATGCTCGGCGCCGGCGGGATCACCGCAGAACTGAAGCCGGATTTTTCGCTTCGCCTGGCACCGGTGTCCGAGGAGGTGGCCTGGCAGATGATTCATGAAGTGAAACACACGCAATTGATTCGTGGCTACCGGCAGTTGCCCGAAGGCGATTGCAAGGCACTTGCTAACGCCATCGTTGCGATGTCCAGACTGGCGCTGATTGATGCACAGCCTGTGACTGAAGCAGAGATCAATCCGCTGTTTGTAAGGCAGGATGGTGTGGTTGCCGTTGATGCGGTGGTACGTATGCGCGATCAATCACAAATGTAA